TCGAATTGTTCCAACTGTGGGACTTAATATTGGTCGTATTGAAGCATCAAATACCAAACTTGTGTTCTGGGATCTGGGAGGTCAGGTATGTGAAATTCATCCGTGCCATTTATATTCTTTCATCTTtcttattctttattttaacATAGATTTGTTCTCCTTTTACTTGACTCTGGTTCCAAGTATTGTTCCACAAAATGTAGGATTGGGGAATACTATACGCTACTAGCATCATATTCAATTTTACATTTTCCAGAGAACATTATTATTGTTAGTATTACTATCATTAGCTGGTTATCACATATCAGGAATGTTGTAGTCTCCAGCTGTTGCAAATCAATCCTTTCTGTAGTATCGCATATCAGGATTGTCAGAATTATTGATGcaattgttgtttgtttttgctgTCAGCCTGGTCTTCGCTCAATCTGGGAAAAATATTATGAAGAAGCACATGCCGTGGTCTATGTAATTGATGCCACTTGTCCTTTACGTTTTGAAGATTCAAAATCTGCATTGGGTAGGTGATATTAAATTGCTAAATCTTGTGAACATATTGTGTTGGGTTTGTAACTATGATTTCCTATGATTGTAAGTTGAGgaataacaaaaatacttGAGACACTGATACTATtacttttaactttttaaaacCAGAAAAGGTTCTTCGGCATGAGGATTTGCAAGGAGCTCCTCTATTGATTTTGGCCAACAAGCAGGTGAGAGGCGAATTATGCATCCTTCCAAACCAAAAGAATAGTATCATTTCACACAAATTCATAAGCAACCTAATCAtgaattttcataaatttgGGTTTCCATATGTCTGAAGTTATGGAACCACAGTTTTCACGTTTTggtattttcttcaaaatgcACACACCCTGAAATCTATGTGCATAGTTCTCCTTCAGTTACGTATCTTCTATAGAAGGGTTGTAATTTATTGTGCATCCTTCTTGTTTCTTTAACATATGGAATTACTTCCTTCTATGTTTGATATGACGAGCTGCTATTCCTCTGCCATCTCTCGTTTTCTATTGTAGCACCTTCCAtttaccaaattctttctttgaaGTCTTGTTGTACCCTGAAGTCTAGTTTTTGTGTGCCTGTGAGGAACCTTGGGTGCTGGCAGAAGCATTGGCATGCATTGTGTTGTGTTAACCTGGTTCTTAattaagagaaaaaataaattgctcAATAAATCTCTGTCTTCACTCTATTGAAATATGTTGGCAATGGCAGGATCTTGCTGATAGTGTATCAGCTGAGGAACTTGCTCGATATCTAGATCTTAAAAAGTTGGATGAAAGGGTTTATATGTTTGAAGCCGTTTCAGCATATGATGGGTAAGTGGATCTTTTCTAAGCTCCATTGCTTCGccaaatatttaaattttaattgcTCTGATACATTAGAGATTTGGAAAAGAAATTTTGGCACCTGATGAACTACTACATAGTGGTTGAACCAGAGATCCGCAGTACACATTTCTCTGCACGGAGATGTGGTAGATTTACAAAATGCAGTAGCTCTTACTGTTTGATGTTGGATTGCAGGATGGGGATTAAAGAAAGTGTGGAGTGGTTGGTGGAGGTAATGGAGAGAAGCAAGAGAACTGAAATGTTGCGAGCCCGTGCAGGAGCAACAGGCCCTGCTTCTAACTAGAATGGCATGTATCAGCAACCGATATGGCAGTTGGGTTGCCCTGCTTCTTTCTGTAACAGTTGTGTAAATAAATCAGGCTTTTTGAATTCATTCTGATTATTTATTACATGATTCTAAGTCAAAGATCAAAGTTTTCACATGTCTTCTTCAGGCTAGTGCTTCTAattgttcttacttttttagCTGGAAATTCAGAATGTAAGATAGAACTTATTATGTGAATCTTGTATTTTAAATTGCTGTTTCCTACATACGAATCCAGTTGAAGCCTAGGAATTTTATGCATCAACATGGCCCTCGTTGCAATTGTCTCGTACTCGATAAGAATCAGAAGCAAGATTCAGGGACTTGAATAATGATAATAGTAACACATAAACAATAGGGACAATGGATCATTTGAATACATTTGTTTCCTTTCTTTGACATCCTTCGCAAGGAATGCATTTGAAGAAGCTGCTTCAGTTTTTCAAGGCACGG
The Prunus dulcis chromosome 2, ALMONDv2, whole genome shotgun sequence DNA segment above includes these coding regions:
- the LOC117618986 gene encoding ADP-ribosylation factor-related protein 1, with the protein product MFSLFYGLWKYMFSKTEFHVLILGIDKAGKTTLLEKLKSLYSNLEGLPPDRIVPTVGLNIGRIEASNTKLVFWDLGGQPGLRSIWEKYYEEAHAVVYVIDATCPLRFEDSKSALEKVLRHEDLQGAPLLILANKQDLADSVSAEELARYLDLKKLDERVYMFEAVSAYDGMGIKESVEWLVEVMERSKRTEMLRARAGATGPASN